ACATTACACTGTTGCCAGAGAAGTACAAAAAGTACTCCAGAAATACCGCGAATTACAGGACATCATAGCAATCCTCGGTATGGAAGAGCTTTCAGAAGAAGATAAACTTGCAGTGAACAGAGCTCGCAGAATTCAGCGCTTCCTTTCTCAGCCCTTCCACGTTGCAGAAGAATTCACAAACTACAAAGGTCAATATGTAAAACTGGAAGATACAATTACAGGCTTCAAGAAGATCCTTTCGGGCGAATGCGATAAAATACCTGAACGTGCATTTTTAATGGCAGGCACGATCGAGGAAGTTGAAGAGCGATTCAAGAAGATGAAATCCGGAAAAACGGAAGACATTATTGAAGAAGAGATTTCTGAAGAAAAAAATTCAAAAAAAGAGAAATCTAAAGATAAGTCAGAAAAAAAGAAAACTAAGAAATCCTCATAATGGCAGATAATTCAACTTTGATCCATATAAAGATCATTACACCAAAAGGTGTTTTTTTCGAAGATGATGTCAGCGAGATCGTTGCACCTGGCACCGAAGGAGATTTCGGCGTGCAGTTAGGACATACTCCCTTTATCTCATCCGTTCGACCTGGCATCTTAAAGATATATAAAAATGATAAACCCGACATCTATACTCTTATGAATGGTTTCGTGATGGTTGATGTTGATAAAATCAGGATCTTTACAGAGATCATTGAGCATCCTGAGGAGATCGATCTTAAACGAGCTGAGAAAGCAAAAGCAAGAGCTGAAAAAAGATTGCAGGAAAAGAAGGAAGAAACGGATCTTCGTCGTGCTGAAGCTGCATTGAGAAGAGCTGTAGCTCGAATTAGCCTGCATGACACAGGATTCCATTAATTGATTTCTTTGACGGAGAATAAAACGATAGCTATATATGCATATATAGCTATTTTTTTATAGGCGGAACAGGTGAAAGGTGTATTGAAAACAGGATTATTACTTCTGTTTGTTTTATGTGTTATTGTAATTGATACGAGCGCAGAGATAACAGATGATTCGCCCTTTCTTAAACATAAAGTGAAATACGGGGAAAATCTTTTTAAAATTGCGAGACACTACATCGACCAATCGCCAACAATGTTTCTCAATGAATTCGTAGAACAAATAAAAGACGCGAATGGTATTTCGGATTCGAACATCATCCATATCGGTCAGATACTTTTAATACCTATACAGGAAACCGAGATACTGAAAGGGGAGGTATTGCATCATGATTCGCTGTGCGGCATTTACCTGAACACCTATTCGCTTACCGAGAAGAATCTTAAACATATCCTTAATCAGTACGATTCTATGAGATGCAATGCGCTGGTGGTTGATTTTTCAAATGTTACAGGTACACTTTTCTATCTATCGCAGAACAGAATTGCACAAGAAAATCATCTTACCATACCTATCATCAGCAATCCTGCGAAACTTGCAGACCTTCTCCATACACATGACATTGAACTCATCGCGCGGCTCACCATGTTCAAAGATACGACCTTAGCATACAGCTACCCACAGTGGAGACCGGTCATTATTCCTGATTCAACGGACACACTTTTATCTGATAGAAAATTTGAGGAACACTGGCTCAATCCGTATAATAAAGAAGTCCAAAAATACAAGCTTGATATTATCAAAGAGGTTATTTCTCTTGGTGTTGATGAGATACAACTCGATTATGTGCGCTTCCCAACAGAAGGGCACCTGCTCGATGCCGATTTCGGGATCCCGGATTCCCTGACAAAATCCGATGTCATTACAGATTTTATACGGCATGTATCAGAAATAACTCATGAAGCAGGAGTAACGCTCAGCGCTGATATCTTCGGCATTGTTGCACTCCAGCATCCGGAAGATGTTCAAAACACAGGACAGGATATCAGGGAGATTATGCCGTATATGGACCGCATTCACCCGATGATCTATCCCTCGCATTTCTATGGTGAATTCTGGGGCAAAGCATATCCAGGTAAAGAACCATATTATTTCATCTATAGAATGTGCAGCGTTCTACAGGAAGAAATTGAGAACGACAAAAAGATCATACCCTATCTGGAATCTTTCTCTCTATACAATAATACCGTTGATTCATACACTATTTCAGTGCAGATACAGGCTGTCATAGATTCTGGATTACGTTCAGGTTATCTTTTCTGGAATGCCGGAAGGAATTATGATGCAACGTGGGAAGCGCTGGAAGAATTTAGGAAGTGAACATTCATTTATCTTGACCTGTAACAGATAAAAATTTTCATTCATATCATGAAATTAGCACACAAACCAATCTTGATGTTACTTTGCCCGATAATTATCCTGGTAGCACTTCTTTCATGTGCTACTCAGCATGGTTACCAGAACCGAACATCAAATGGAAAATATATCGATGTCTTTCCTCTATCCGAAAATGCCACACAGTACTTTGTTCATCCTATAGAATGGAAGATCAAGGAGATGAGCATCGGGATCGATTTCACAATACGCACACACAGGGCACCTCAGCCGAACGACCCTGTTACATTTTGCTACACACTCGTTAAAGAAACCCCTTTCCTGACCGATCCATTTATTTCCTTTATCATCGATGACACCACAGCAGTTACCCCTTCGATGATAGAATCTCTCGCAACAGATGATAATAGTAGATATGTACGTTATTCGAGCCAGATCGTCTATTACGACTTTTTAAAGATGCTTTGGGCAAAACGCATCGATATGATCATCCTCGTTGGAATGGATGACTTACGCATCAAGATGCCAAAAGAATTTTTCAAGGCAGCCAAAGAATTGCAGCAAATGCTTCAAACAAAGATGTAAGATATAATGAAGAACGTTTTTAGTATTCTGATTTTCATGGCAGCAGGTCTTCTCGCGGGGTTCATTGTCAGCAAGCTTTTGCTTGGACCAGATTGGCAAGATGCCTTTGCCAGTCCTGCAGTTATTGGCGCTGTGATCGGAACAGCGATCGGTTTGCAAAGGAACAGGAAGAAAAAGAAATAGGATTAACAAGTAAATTCATTTATGAGATAAATCTGATTATTATAATTATCAAATTTTCTTGACGAACGAATATACTTTTCAGCGATAATTCAGACCATTAATATTCATTAAGGAGACCATGGAAGAGCAGTCTCATGAAACTCAGCTGGCAACATTAACCCTCATTGCAGACAAAAAATATCTCCCCCTTGCTATGAACTTTATCGAAGACATTACCGTTGTGGTTGGTTTGGAGAAGTCCGAAGCGCACAAACTGCAGCTTATTGTGGAAGAAGCAAGCATGAATGTTATCGAACATGCATTTGATGAAGATGAGGTCGGATCATTCGATATTGTTATCATGCGACAGCCCGGGCAGCTCAAAATAACGATCAGAGACAGGGGGCTTCCCTTCGACTTTAGCAAGGTACATCCAGGTGAAAGCTCTGGACTCGGCATGGTTCTTATGAAGGCATTAGCTGACGAAGTACATTTCGTGAACCTCGGCAGAGATGGAAAAGAAGTAGTATTTATAAAGAACTTACCGTATAAAAGTATCGCTGAGATCGATCAGGAAAAAGAACCGGTAGTTGAAGAGCCGGCAGAAATGCAGGATGTTGAACTTACCTATCGCCTGATGACTGAGAAAGACGCTGTGCAGATGGCACGATGCATGTATCGGTCATATGGTTATTCATATGGAAATGACTTTGTCTATTATCCTGAGAAAGTTCAGGAGCTCATAAAAGGGAAGCTCCTTCATTCATGCGTGGTGATAAGTCCTGAAGGAGAACTTGTCGGGCATCTTGCCATGATGCTGGATATCCCCGATGCAAAGGTTGGAGAAACCGGCATGGCTGTTGTGGATCCCCGGTATCGTGGACATGGTATCTTCAAAAAAACCAAACTATTCTTGATAGATTATGCCAAGCAGAAAGGCATGTCCGGAATTTACAGCGAAGCAGTTGCAGTACATCCATACACGCAAAAAGGGAATATCTCTCTAGGAGCACACGAAACTGGATTTCTTATCGGTTTTACGCCCTCCACAATGTTCTTTAAGAAAATTGAAAAACAGCAACGGACGAAACGTCAAACAACCGTGCTTTTCTACCTTCCGTTGAAAGATGAAGAAAAGTCCATTTATCCGCCCTTTCACCATAAAGCAATGATTCAAAGAATTTATGAAGTCGGGGGATTGAAAAGAAGATCCGAACGTGCTACAGCAAAAGATATAAAAGGTACAATTGTGGAAAAATCCCAGGTTGATCTGAAGGTATTCCCGGAACCCGGGCGAGCATTTATGCGAGTGTCTCAATATGGTGAGGATATTGTTGAGCTTATCCTATTCAGATTACGCGAGATCTGCCTTCAGAAGATTGACTGTATTTATATCGATCTGTCGCTGAGCCATCCCATGACCCAGAAGATATGTGCTCCCCTTGAGATGAAGGGATTCTTCTTCGCAGGAATTATTCCCGAAATGTTTGACGGCGATGTCCTCAGATTGCAATATCTCAACAATGTGGATA
This region of Candidatus Cloacimonadota bacterium genomic DNA includes:
- a CDS encoding F0F1 ATP synthase subunit epsilon translates to MADNSTLIHIKIITPKGVFFEDDVSEIVAPGTEGDFGVQLGHTPFISSVRPGILKIYKNDKPDIYTLMNGFVMVDVDKIRIFTEIIEHPEEIDLKRAEKAKARAEKRLQEKKEETDLRRAEAALRRAVARISLHDTGFH
- a CDS encoding GNAT family N-acetyltransferase, giving the protein MEEQSHETQLATLTLIADKKYLPLAMNFIEDITVVVGLEKSEAHKLQLIVEEASMNVIEHAFDEDEVGSFDIVIMRQPGQLKITIRDRGLPFDFSKVHPGESSGLGMVLMKALADEVHFVNLGRDGKEVVFIKNLPYKSIAEIDQEKEPVVEEPAEMQDVELTYRLMTEKDAVQMARCMYRSYGYSYGNDFVYYPEKVQELIKGKLLHSCVVISPEGELVGHLAMMLDIPDAKVGETGMAVVDPRYRGHGIFKKTKLFLIDYAKQKGMSGIYSEAVAVHPYTQKGNISLGAHETGFLIGFTPSTMFFKKIEKQQRTKRQTTVLFYLPLKDEEKSIYPPFHHKAMIQRIYEVGGLKRRSERATAKDIKGTIVEKSQVDLKVFPEPGRAFMRVSQYGEDIVELILFRLREICLQKIDCIYIDLSLSHPMTQKICAPLEMKGFFFAGIIPEMFDGDVLRLQYLNNVDIDFEKVTVVSDFGKELFDYVVRAHERELSV